In Nitrososphaerota archaeon, the following are encoded in one genomic region:
- a CDS encoding tRNA (pseudouridine(54)-N(1))-methyltransferase TrmY produces MRTFVLYSRKGITNPNFNNLVDAGRMDLVARCISNALFLSRSLRNDRIICVLNGPPKGPVSIEFNGYLKPILPDEQSIGNLIKTALKCRITNEWNEPFSGVKVAKKSFQNVIRELSSFPIYVLHEKGKIITDVNIEYDPVFVIGDNFGIPKNDESYALRFSKEKISLGGKNYLASQCITAINWICDLKGIF; encoded by the coding sequence ATGAGAACATTTGTTTTATATTCAAGAAAAGGAATAACAAATCCAAATTTTAATAATCTTGTAGATGCTGGAAGAATGGATCTAGTAGCTAGATGTATATCAAATGCCCTATTTCTTTCAAGATCTCTTCGAAATGATAGAATAATATGTGTTCTTAACGGCCCTCCAAAGGGACCTGTATCAATTGAATTTAACGGATATTTAAAACCGATACTTCCAGATGAACAGTCAATAGGCAATCTTATTAAAACTGCTTTGAAATGTAGAATTACAAACGAATGGAATGAACCATTTTCAGGAGTAAAAGTTGCAAAGAAATCATTTCAGAATGTTATAAGAGAACTATCTTCATTTCCAATTTATGTTTTACATGAAAAAGGAAAAATAATTACAGATGTTAATATAGAGTATGATCCTGTTTTTGTCATAGGTGACAATTTTGGCATACCAAAGAATGATGAATCATACGCTCTAAGATTTTCAAAGGAAAAAATTTCTTTAGGTGGAAAAAATTATCTTGCTAGTCAATGTATTACAGCTATAAACTGGATTTGTGATCTTAAAGGAATATTTTGA